Genomic segment of Aureibacillus halotolerans:
ATCCGATGCAACAATACTGGACGCGCCTATACCAAACAAATGCACGCTACCGGCATTTTGAATCGCATCAACCGCTTTTTTCATTTCACTCCCCTGAAGGACTTCGGCTGTTTCAGAAAGACTTGCAATCGTATTGCTCGTTAACTTTGCAATGACTTCTTCAGTCGTTTCTCCAGGTCGTATGTCCCGAAAACCTTGCGCTGGATTTTTTTGCAAATCTCCTGCTACACGTAGTTTCAAGTCTTGAAACCCTTTTAAGCCAAGGGATTTGCAAAGTCTTATGACAGCCGCACTGCTCGTGTTGCTCAACGTACCGAGCTCGCTTGCGGTGCACTGCACGGCTTTTTCTGGATGCTTAATGATATACGAAGCAATTTTATGCTCTGACATTGGAAGCTTGTTGAGCATGCTTCCAAGCATTGTGAGACCACCGCGTAATGTGGACATAGACCGAACCCCTCTTGTTATTTTACTGCCCAGGAAAAGCCTTTCTGAATCATCGCTTTTACTTGCGGCAATTCTACAATATCTGGAGAATGGCCTAAAGCATTATAATATACTTTGCCCTCTCCATACATTTTCGTCCAAGCAACTGGCATTGTTCCACCTTCAACTTCTGTTGTTGCTAAAACAGTAACTCTTGGATCAACATGCATATTGTATTGTTCTG
This window contains:
- a CDS encoding MurR/RpiR family transcriptional regulator yields the protein MSTLRGGLTMLGSMLNKLPMSEHKIASYIIKHPEKAVQCTASELGTLSNTSSAAVIRLCKSLGLKGFQDLKLRVAGDLQKNPAQGFRDIRPGETTEEVIAKLTSNTIASLSETAEVLQGSEMKKAVDAIQNAGSVHLFGIGASSIVASDLQQKLLRIGKHATAFEDRHVVAMLASTCKPGDVVMGISFSGSTREVKEFLKLGKTAGATCICLTSFGQSPVADLADIRLATSPTREATFRSGATSSRISQLHVIDVLFMCLCTSDYDNAIQHLDVTRSVVQDLNK